ACTCGAAGGTCCGATGCCGATCGTGAACAGATCCAAAACGCTGAGGGCCATGGTTGGTATCGCGGAAGAGCGGTGCGTAAGCGGCTGACAAGGAATTATACGCCGCTGCCAGCCGGTCGTTGGTCGATCGTTGGCGGCTGGCCGATCGATCTTCGACGCACCACGCGGGACGCTACGCCAAGCCCCGGAAGGGGCGGCATGTTGTAGCCAGGAGGCGCCAGCCCCTGGTTGCGAGCATCTCGCATAGTTGAAGCCCCGGAAGGGGCGGTACTGTTCTCCGAAGTTGAGGAGAGCGATGCCGCCCCTCGCGGGGCTTGAATGTCACACACCGACCGCCTACCAGGGGCTCGCGCCCCTGGCTACATCACCCGGCCCCTCCGCGCCAATGCGGGCGCTAACTTACGACGTTCGCCAACGTATTGGCTAAGCTTTCCCACAGCTCGCGGCCCGGTCCGCACGGGTAGGCTCAGTCAGAGGTATATCACCATGCGCAACGATGCGTCGATATTACGCACACCCCGTGACGCCGCACGATCCAACGATGTAGTCACAACCACGCCGCGACCACGGCGCCGCCGCTCCCCCCGCAGCGCTCCACTCCGAGAAAAGCAGGCTATTCTGCGCGGTTATCCAAGATCACTGCGAACAGCATGCCAGCGTCGCGAGCGACCCGAACGCTGCGCCTCTCGCTAGCGCCGCGATTTTGCTCGCACTGCGCCGCGACGCCAGTCATGCTACACTGCTCCCAGTGAAGTGATCCGAGTCGACGCGCGGCACGCCGACGACTTGCCGTGAGGCGGCCCATGAATCTCCCTCCGAAGCACTCGCCCGCCATGATTGACGAGACTCGCTCGCTCCCCAGCGTCGATCCCGCGACGCCTCCCGCCGTTGCCGCCGTACCCCGGCCACTTGATGTCGCCGTGCTCGTCGAGTTCGACGACATGTGGGGCCGCAACGTCCTCGAAGCGATTTCCTGCTACGCCCGCGACGCCGGTTGGCGGCTCCTCGTATCGCCCCGCGACGAGCAACGCCGCCTTCGCATTCCCGCGAAGTGGCGCGGCGACGGCGTCATCGTCATGCTTCGCGAACGTTCGCTGCAAGAGCACATCCGCAAGCTCGACCTGCCGACTGTCGACGTCGGCGCCACCTTCCTCAACGATACCGCTTGCGGCCGCATCGCCACCGACGACGTCGACCGCGCTCGGATGGCTTTCGAGCATTTTCGCAGCCGGCAGCTCGTCCATTTCGCGTACTTCTCCCCCGCCGACGATCGTTACCCGCAGCAGCGTGGCGAGGAGTTCCGTCGCGTCGTCGAGGATGAGCGGTTCAGCTGCTCCGTCTATTCGCCGGACCCGTCGGTCGACGCCAACGATTACGACGCCATCGGCGACTGGATCGCCGGCCTGCCAAAGCCGGTCGGCATTTTCGCTCCCGATCCGTTTCCCGCACGGCAACTCGTCGAAGCGTGCCATGCCCGCAAGATCGACATCCCGAGCGAAGTCGCCGTCCTTTCCGGCGACGAGGACGAACTGCTCTGCAGCATGGTCCTGCCAGAAATCACGAGCATCGAGCTGGCGACGCATCGCATCGGGTTCGAAGCGTGCCAGATGCTCGCCTCAATCATCGACGGCGGCGCCATCCCGGAAAAGCCGCTGCTGATTCCGCCGCTGCGGGTCTGCGCCCGCCGTTCGACGGAAGCATTTGCCGTCGACGACCCCGCGCTGGCCGCGGTGGTGAAGATGATTTGGGAGAAGGCGAGCGCCGGCATTCAGGTCCGCGATCTCGTTCGCGCGTCGTCGATGTCGCGGCGAGCGCTCGAGCTGCGCTTCCGCCGCGCCTTGGGCCGCACGCCGGCCGAAGAAATCCGCCGCGTTCGACTGGAGATCGCCCGCCAGCTAATCGTCACCACGTCGATGAGCGTCGGCCGCATCGCGCTGGCCACCGGCTTCTCCAGCGGGCCGTACCTGACGCACGCCTTCCGTCGGCAGTTCCGCGTGACGCCGAGTGCGCTCCGTGTGGGACTGAAGTTCGTCTCGGCGTTGCCGTCGCGAACGAAGACGCCGCTCCGCCGGCCCGAAGCGCCGGCTGTGCCTGAAGCTGCGAACCGCCTACCCCGCACGGTGCCGACGAAGTAACGGGCGACGAATCGGCAGCCACCCGACGGCTTTTCAAGAGAAATCTTGTGGCTCCCTCCCCCTTGAGGGGAGGGCTGGGGAGGGGGTGGAACCCTGGTACCCACCGCCGTCACCCCTCCCTAACCCTCCCCCTCAAGGGGAGGGGACCTCAGAGTTTCAACTTCTCCATGCTTCACGCAGCTAGCTATTGAATAAGCTTCAGTAAAGGTCAGCAACCTACTCCCCCGCTCCCGCCGCCGGCTCCAACTTCCCCTCGAAGTAATCCACCGCGGGCCACTCCTCCACCGTATCAATCGCCCGCATCAACTCCGCACTCGCGGCTTCAGCGACGCGATCGGTCGTCGGCGTTTGCCGACCATTAAACAGCACGGCAAAGTTCCGCCCATCGGCCCGGCGAACCATCTTCGTGTTTGTGCCGTCGAGCGAACCCCCATGCCCCACCGAGGCCATCTTGCCATCCTTGTCGCACTCGACGCGCCAGCCGGCCGAGTAGAACCCCGGCAAGTCCTTTCCTTCCTTGTCATGCCCCGCGAGTCCCGGCGGCCGCGCGAACATCGTCTCGATCGTCTGTTCCTCCAGCAGCGGGCACTCGCTCGCGTCGTCGAACGCGGAGGAGAACTTCACCAGGTCGACTGCCGATGCAATCCAAGCCCCGTGCGAATCCATCGCCTCCAAATCCCACGCGCCGTACGCCACTGGTACGATCTTCTTCTCGTCGCCGCTGAAGAGCGACTGCCCGCGATACGGGGCGTAGTACCGCACCTCGCCATCCTTACGCCCCTCGAGCAGCGTCGCCCCGATCGCCATCCGATCGACCTTCACCGGCGCGAGCACATGTTCCTTCACATAGTCGTCGTACTTCTGCCCCGTGATCTTCTCGATGACGCGGCCGAGTAAACAGTAGCCGTAGTTCGAGTAAGCAAACCGTTCACCCGGTTCAAAGTCGAGCGGCGTCCCCAGCATGCAGCGGATGATTGCCGTGTGGCTCGCCGGCGTCTTCTCGCCGACCGCCTTCGCAAACTTCGCCGACTGAAACATCCCGTCAAACGACTTGTCGCGATCCCACCCGCCGCGATGCTGCAGGCAGTGTCGAATCGTGATGTCGCGCTGCCGCTTGTCGAACTCGACCCCCTCCGCGAGGTACGGTTCGTACTCGTTGAGAATGTCGTACACCTTCGCATCGAGGTCGAGCTTCCCCTGCTCGACGAGTTGCATGACCGCCGTCGCGGTGAGCGGCTTCGAAATGCTCGCGATGCGGAACAAGCTCTCCGGTTCCACCGCTTCGCGCTTCGCCACGTCGGCGTAGCCGTAGCCACGGGCGTACACCAGCCGGCCGCCATCGGTGATCGCCACCGCCGCTCCCGGCACCGGGTGCCGTTCCATGAACCGCCGCATCACGCGGTCGATTGATTCCAACCCCGGCCCCACCTTGCCGGTCGCCACCGCATGCGGAGCCCGTGACCGCTGGTAACCCGGACCGCGCAACACGCGCCCCGGCCGCTTGTCGGTGAGCTCACCGTTCTTCAACACCGTCGTGCCGTTCACCAGCACATGCTTCATCCCGGTCGACAGCTTTCGCGGCTCGGCCGGCGTCGAGTGATCTTGAATCTCCGCCGCATCGAACAGCACGAGGTCCGCCGCCAACCCTTCGGCAATCCGCCCGCGGTCGTACGCCATCACTTCGTTCGCCGCGACGGCGCTCGCCTGCGACACCGCCTGTTCCAATGAAATCACGCCCAGATCGCGCACGTATCGCGACAGCACGCGCGGGAACGCTCCCGCCGCCCGCGGATGCGAAACGCTTCGCGATTCCCCCGCCGGACCGACGTCGGTGCAGTACGAAATAAAATCTTCTTGCATCGCCGCGATGATGTTCGCATCGCTCATCGTCTGCGGCAACGCGAACGACTGCGCCTGCACCAGATCAAAGAACGTATCCCACGGATCTTGCTTCATCTCTTTCGCAATCGCCGCGACGCTCTCACCCCCCAACCGCGCGTACTTCGCATCCGCACAATTGCCGATGAGGACGCGATTCCAATCTTTCCCCACATGCCGATACCAATTTTCCCACTCGCCCTCCCCTTCCATCTCCGCACGAATCTCGGCCCGCAGTTCCGGCTTATCGAGTTGCGACAACAACTGCTCGCGTCCCTTCGCAAAGTGCCGCGGATGAATGAACGCCTCAAGCCCCAGCCCATTCATTTGGTAGGGGTACACGTCTGCCGCGATCTGCATCCCCGCCGCACGGGCCGCTTTGATCCGCGCGATTGCCAGCGGCATTTTCCCCCAGTTCGCGCGGCCCGCCGCCTTCAAATGGTAGATGTGCACCGGCGTTCCCGCCGTCTCGCCGACGTCGATCGCTTCGTCGATCGCCTCCAGCAGTCGTGCCCCCTCGTTCCGCATGTGCGTGTAGTAACGGCCGCCATACTGGCCCGCCACCTTCGCGAGCGCCGCAATCTCTTTGGTCGTTGCGTAAACTGCCGGCGGATAGATGAGAGCCGTCGAAACGCCGATCGCTCCCGCTTCCATCGCCTCGCGGACCATCGCTTCCATCTGCGCGAGTTCCTCGTCGCTCGGCCGACGATCTTCCTCGCCGATGACGATCGTCCGAATCTGCGTCAGCCCCACCGTTTGCACAACGTTCAGCGGCAGCCCTTTCTGTTCGAGCGCGAGAAAATATTCGGCCATCGTCTGCCAACCTATCTCGGCCGCTTCCCTGTCGCCCAGCGGCGCCGCCGAATCTCCCTCGCCAGCGTTGATCGTCGTGATTCCCTGCGTCAGCAAGTTGAGCGAGGTCTTCGGATCGTCGAACATCGGGTTCGCCGTCTGCCCCATCATGTCGATGAAGCCCGGCGCCACGACGAGCCCGGTCGCGTCGATCGTCTCGCGGCCCTTGGCGCCCTCAAGCCGCCCAATCGCCGCGATCCGCCCGTCGCGCACGCCAACGTCGGCCCGATACCACGGCGCTCCGGTGCC
This sequence is a window from Lacipirellula parvula. Protein-coding genes within it:
- a CDS encoding serine hydrolase, producing the protein MILPSSVKTLCVLPMALLLGISMGQGDEPTQHFDVLITGGRVVDGTGAPWYRADVGVRDGRIAAIGRLEGAKGRETIDATGLVVAPGFIDMMGQTANPMFDDPKTSLNLLTQGITTINAGEGDSAAPLGDREAAEIGWQTMAEYFLALEQKGLPLNVVQTVGLTQIRTIVIGEEDRRPSDEELAQMEAMVREAMEAGAIGVSTALIYPPAVYATTKEIAALAKVAGQYGGRYYTHMRNEGARLLEAIDEAIDVGETAGTPVHIYHLKAAGRANWGKMPLAIARIKAARAAGMQIAADVYPYQMNGLGLEAFIHPRHFAKGREQLLSQLDKPELRAEIRAEMEGEGEWENWYRHVGKDWNRVLIGNCADAKYARLGGESVAAIAKEMKQDPWDTFFDLVQAQSFALPQTMSDANIIAAMQEDFISYCTDVGPAGESRSVSHPRAAGAFPRVLSRYVRDLGVISLEQAVSQASAVAANEVMAYDRGRIAEGLAADLVLFDAAEIQDHSTPAEPRKLSTGMKHVLVNGTTVLKNGELTDKRPGRVLRGPGYQRSRAPHAVATGKVGPGLESIDRVMRRFMERHPVPGAAVAITDGGRLVYARGYGYADVAKREAVEPESLFRIASISKPLTATAVMQLVEQGKLDLDAKVYDILNEYEPYLAEGVEFDKRQRDITIRHCLQHRGGWDRDKSFDGMFQSAKFAKAVGEKTPASHTAIIRCMLGTPLDFEPGERFAYSNYGYCLLGRVIEKITGQKYDDYVKEHVLAPVKVDRMAIGATLLEGRKDGEVRYYAPYRGQSLFSGDEKKIVPVAYGAWDLEAMDSHGAWIASAVDLVKFSSAFDDASECPLLEEQTIETMFARPPGLAGHDKEGKDLPGFYSAGWRVECDKDGKMASVGHGGSLDGTNTKMVRRADGRNFAVLFNGRQTPTTDRVAEAASAELMRAIDTVEEWPAVDYFEGKLEPAAGAGE
- a CDS encoding xylose operon transcription regulator XylR, which gives rise to MIDETRSLPSVDPATPPAVAAVPRPLDVAVLVEFDDMWGRNVLEAISCYARDAGWRLLVSPRDEQRRLRIPAKWRGDGVIVMLRERSLQEHIRKLDLPTVDVGATFLNDTACGRIATDDVDRARMAFEHFRSRQLVHFAYFSPADDRYPQQRGEEFRRVVEDERFSCSVYSPDPSVDANDYDAIGDWIAGLPKPVGIFAPDPFPARQLVEACHARKIDIPSEVAVLSGDEDELLCSMVLPEITSIELATHRIGFEACQMLASIIDGGAIPEKPLLIPPLRVCARRSTEAFAVDDPALAAVVKMIWEKASAGIQVRDLVRASSMSRRALELRFRRALGRTPAEEIRRVRLEIARQLIVTTSMSVGRIALATGFSSGPYLTHAFRRQFRVTPSALRVGLKFVSALPSRTKTPLRRPEAPAVPEAANRLPRTVPTK